Sequence from the uncultured Bacteroides sp. genome:
ACCATTGGGATAAGCTCTTTTACTTGTGCATTTACAGCAATAGAAAATAATGAGAACCCCATTGCTGTAAAAATTATCTTTTGTAAGTTTTTCATTGTTCCTTAATTTGATGCCTGCAAAGATAAGTTTTACTTTAAAAGTGAGATAAGAAAAGTTCTGGAATTTAATTGTGAATATCCATCCACAAGAAATATAAAAAGAGAAAGATAATATTCAGGCAAATTTATTCAATAGATATAAACTCCTAAATAAATGATTATAAAACGATAACTTTAAACTAGTATTATGCACATATCATTCCAAAAAGACCTTTGCCAAGAACCTTATTAACAAAAACTGTTTAGATTTAAAGAAATAGTTTGTAACTTTGGGGTTGATAAAAGTAAACAATAAATAGAAGGAAATCAATAATATGTCATTAGAAGTTCAGATTAAAGACAACAAGATATTTGCTCCTTTGAAGGACAAATGGTTGGTGATGAAGCCCGAAGAGAAAGTTCGTCAGGAATACATTTGCCGATTGGTGAAGAACTACGGCTTTTCATTAAACCAAATGGATCAGGAAATACAGGTGAGCAACTCGCAACGCGGTCAAGGAAGTGCACGTGCCGATATTGTTATCTGGAGAAATGTAAATGACAAACAGGAAAGCAAGAGTCCTATCATTGTGGTGGAATGCAAAGCGGAGCATATTACCGTACGCGAAGAAGATTATTTTCAGGGTTATAATTATGCTTCGTGGGCAGGGGCAGATTTCTTTGTGACTACTAACCTGAAAGAAACACGTATTTTCAGAGTATTGAAAGGCACACTGCCTAAAAAGCTAGACGAAATTGTAGATATACCCAATGCTCAGATTGCTAATAACAGCAAAAAGGTTGAAGAGTTACTGAAACAAACCAAAGCGTTTACCCGCGACGAATTTTCAAAATTGCTGTTTAAATGCCATAACATTATCCGTAACAACGACAAACTGTCTCCGGAAGCAGCTTTTGACGAAATCAGTAAAATTCTGTTTATCAAAATACGGTACGAAAGAGAAAATACTGAAAGTCAGATTTTCTCTAAAGAAAGATTTGAAATTAATAGAAAAAGTTACGAAAACTTGAACAAAGAAATGGGGGTTAAAGATGCCATCCCATTCTATCAGAACCTATTTGAAAAAACAAAAATTGATTTCAAGGATGATGATTTATTCGAACCAAATGAAATTCTTCGAATTAGAGAAAATAGTTTTGAAGCTATTGTGAAAGAGCTTCAGATTTACAACCTTTCTACTACTTCCGACGATGTAAAAGGGATAGCCTTTGAGCAATTTTTGGGAAAAACATTCCGTGGTGAATTAGGCCAGTTCTTCACACCACGTACCATTGTGGATTTTATGGTGGATGTACTCGACCCAATGGAAGGCGAAACCATTTGTGACCCTTGCTGTGGTAGTGGTGGATTTCTGATTAAAACCTTTGAATATGTACGTGCCAAAATAGAAGCTGAAATACATACCGCCAAAGAGAAAATCAAAGCAGAATACTATAATGACGAGTATCTTAAAATGTCGGAAAAACAAAAAGCCGACATTGATGAAAAGGTTACTGATTTGTTTAATAAACTAAATTATGAGCTTGATATTAACAACAATAATAGTCGTCTGCGTACTCTCTCCTACGACTGTATATTCGGAACAGATGCCAATCCACGTATGAGCCGTACAGCCAAGATGAACATGATTATGCACGGCGACGGACATGGAGGTGTACATCACAACGATGGATTACTGAATGTAAACGGTATATTTGAAAACCGTTTTGATTTGATATTGACCAACCCACCTTTCGGCTCACGAGTAGAAAAAAGTCTAAAGATTACCGAAGCTGATAAATATACCGATGAAGCTCGTATAGCCAAATACCGCGAGCGTTACGGAGAGGCTTATGATAAGGCTTTAAAGCAAGTAAACGACAATATCGGAAAGTCATTACTTAGTCTTTATAAAACAGGCGATATGAGTTCCCTTACAGAAGTACTGTTTATAGAACGCTGCTTAAATCTGCTGAAACCCGGTGGACGTATGGGTATAGTATTGCCTGAAGGTGTATTGAATAATACCAACCTACAAAAGGTACGTGATTTTGTGGAAAGTAAAGCCAAAATACTGTTAATTACTTCCATACCACAAGATGTATTCATAGCCAGTGGTGCTACAGTAAAACCAAGTTTATTGTTCTTTAAAAAGTTCTCTGAAGCAGAGAAAGCAGAATATGCACGGATTACTAGAAAAGCAGAAAAAGAAATTGTCACTAAGTACATTGAGCAGATCAAAGCCATCAAAGAAAAATTAGCAGACAAAACGCTTACTGCTAAAGATAAAAAACCTTGGAAGGCTGAACAAAAACAGCTGGAAGAAAGAATGACTGCTGACATAAAAGCCACCATTAAGCGTGACTTTGATTACGAGATACCGATAGCCGAAGTAGAAAAAGCAGGGATTAGCAGTACGGGAGCCGAAATAGAAAATGAATTAAAACCTCTGGCTGAAGAATTTAAAGCTTATGCATCTACCAAACAACTATGGAAAAATAAGTTTGAAACAGTAAGCTATGATGTTACTTCAGATAATCAGATTTACAGAATGGTAGCAGGAGAGCCACAGGAATTTTATGGAAAGCAAGATGAGTGAATTGACAAAGCCATTTACTACAACAGTAAAATATATTGATTTATTAAGTTGGGATGTAAAGAATTACATGCCTCAATCAAGCGAGTTTAACAAAAAACATCCTTTTGTTTTGTTTGGTTCTTTTTTAAAGAAAGCTAATATTTCTAAAGTAAAAATTGAAGATAAAGTTGAATACAAAATTTTAGGCGTTCGTTCTTATGGAAAAGGAGCTTATGTCAATAGAGTTGTAATGGGTAAGTCTCTTAAGATGAGAGAATATCAACAAGCAAAAAGTGATCATTTATTTTGGTGCAAAGTTGATACAAAAAATGGTGCCTTTGGAATAATTACTAAAGATTTAGCTGATGGAGTTGCATCGAGTAATATGACTTTTGCCGAAATTGACACACAAAAAGTCGATAGAAAGTTTTTGCAAATACTTTTTACGAATAAAGGTGTTATGCAATATTTAGACAGCTTTGTAACTGGAACAACCAATAGAAAATATATTAGACCGGATCAACTTTTAAATGAGATTAAAATCCCTCTTCCTTCAATCAAAGAGCAAAGACGGATAGTGAATGCTTATAATGAGAAGATCGAACTAGCAAAAAAGTTAGAAGAAAAGGTAGAATATTTAGATTCGGAAATTGAAAAGTATTTGTTTGAAGAATTAGGACTAGAACAAAATAAAGCTGAAACTAAAAACAAAGGATTGCAGTTTATTCCTTTTAATGAGATTTCGGAATGGGGTATTGATAAAATCAAAACAATAGGAAAAAACAGTATATCAATATTCAAGAGCAATCCAGTTTCAAAATTTTCAATTGATGTATTTAGAGGTAAAAGCCCTATTTATAAAGAATATTCTCCATCATTCATGCTTAATCAGAAATGTAATAGGTGGAATTTTTTAGATCTGACATTTGCCAAAAATGTCGATAATAAATGGTTTGAATCTATTGAAGAGAAGTTCTTTACCCGTGAAGGAGATATTCTGATTAATTCTACAGGTGAAGGAACTATTGGTAGAGCTACTTATATAAAAAACGAATATCAGCGACTTTTATATGATAGTCATATGCTACTATTGCGTATAAATAAGAACATCCTGAATCCTGAACTTTTTGTTGAGCTGTTTAATAGCAGTTATGGACAGAATCAGGTAAACGATATTAAATCAGCACAAGCAACCAAGCAGACTGAATTAGGTGTAAATAACCTACTTAGAATTATGATGCCTATTCCTGATTCTTTGAGTTTTCAAGATGAATTGGTCAATAAAATAAGATATCACAGATTAAGGTTATCAGACATAAAGAAACAAGCAGAGATTAATAGAGCTACTGCAGAACAAGAGTTTGAAAAAGAAATATTTGGAGTATGAAAATTAAAAGAATTAAAATTGGAGAATACAAAAACATTGAGAATCTCAATATTGATTGTTCCAAGCACAATGGTATAACGGTTCTAATTGGTAACAATGGAAGCGGAAAAAGTAATTTTATAGAAGCTATAAGTAATATATTCTACTCAAAGTATACT
This genomic interval carries:
- a CDS encoding N-6 DNA methylase, which encodes MSLEVQIKDNKIFAPLKDKWLVMKPEEKVRQEYICRLVKNYGFSLNQMDQEIQVSNSQRGQGSARADIVIWRNVNDKQESKSPIIVVECKAEHITVREEDYFQGYNYASWAGADFFVTTNLKETRIFRVLKGTLPKKLDEIVDIPNAQIANNSKKVEELLKQTKAFTRDEFSKLLFKCHNIIRNNDKLSPEAAFDEISKILFIKIRYERENTESQIFSKERFEINRKSYENLNKEMGVKDAIPFYQNLFEKTKIDFKDDDLFEPNEILRIRENSFEAIVKELQIYNLSTTSDDVKGIAFEQFLGKTFRGELGQFFTPRTIVDFMVDVLDPMEGETICDPCCGSGGFLIKTFEYVRAKIEAEIHTAKEKIKAEYYNDEYLKMSEKQKADIDEKVTDLFNKLNYELDINNNNSRLRTLSYDCIFGTDANPRMSRTAKMNMIMHGDGHGGVHHNDGLLNVNGIFENRFDLILTNPPFGSRVEKSLKITEADKYTDEARIAKYRERYGEAYDKALKQVNDNIGKSLLSLYKTGDMSSLTEVLFIERCLNLLKPGGRMGIVLPEGVLNNTNLQKVRDFVESKAKILLITSIPQDVFIASGATVKPSLLFFKKFSEAEKAEYARITRKAEKEIVTKYIEQIKAIKEKLADKTLTAKDKKPWKAEQKQLEERMTADIKATIKRDFDYEIPIAEVEKAGISSTGAEIENELKPLAEEFKAYASTKQLWKNKFETVSYDVTSDNQIYRMVAGEPQEFYGKQDE